The DNA sequence GCGTCCAAACGAAGACGCCCAAAACCATACGCGATGGCGAAAGAAGAAACAGCGAGAACGCAACCGGATCGAGGGTGCGTTTGGGTGCGCCAAGGAGTACTATGGGCTGGACCGTATCCGGTATGCGGGAGAAGAGGGCGGAGAAACGTGGGTGAGGCTCGGATTCCCTGGAATGAACCTGATAACCGCCATGAGGAGGGCGTAAAGAGATCGGGACCAGGAGAAAAAGAGAGAAGAAAATGACACGTCCAGATCCCCTGTCGCTTCCGTTAAAATCTGAATTGTTTTTTCAGCAGACCATAAGTAACAATTGTCGAAATTCAGGAACCAGCGGCGGAGTATCGAAAGGTTCTTGCAGCCAGTAGAATAAATCCCTGCAGGAGAAGAGAATCAGGCACAAGACTCCGGCCAGGTTGGCGAAGGAGAGACCGGCGCGGAGGTACCCTCAAAAAGTGTGGAAAAAGAGAAAAGCGGCGTGTATCCTGAGGT is a window from the Thermoanaerobaculia bacterium genome containing:
- a CDS encoding transposase, translated to MGGFTFVDEFVYANFSEATVLPEQVKAYERRFGKSPPSVTTDRIYGNRDNRTMLKEKGIRSALLPLGRPNEDAQNHTRWRKKKQRERNRIEGAFGCAKEYYGLDRIRYAGEEGGETWVRLGFPGMNLITAMRRA